Proteins found in one Oribacterium sp. oral taxon 102 genomic segment:
- a CDS encoding GNAT family N-acetyltransferase has protein sequence MINNLEIKKMESDDEIRGKAYVHWKSWHDAYPGLVDQEYLDALTLEKCEKIAYNWPDNLIVAKDNGRVIGFVGYGDRGDEAPNTGEIFALYVLAEYYGKGVAQKLMKAGLQQLTNYPQVCLWVLKKNKRAIRFYEKCGFVSTGEELVSSNIGATEIRMILKCES, from the coding sequence ATGATCAATAATCTCGAAATAAAAAAGATGGAATCAGACGATGAGATCAGAGGCAAAGCCTATGTCCATTGGAAGTCTTGGCACGATGCTTACCCCGGTCTTGTGGATCAGGAATATCTCGATGCCCTGACGCTTGAAAAGTGCGAAAAGATAGCCTACAACTGGCCGGATAATCTCATCGTGGCAAAAGATAATGGCCGCGTCATCGGTTTTGTCGGATATGGTGATCGTGGTGATGAAGCCCCTAACACCGGAGAAATCTTTGCCCTGTATGTGCTTGCAGAGTATTACGGAAAAGGTGTGGCACAAAAGTTGATGAAAGCAGGGCTTCAGCAGCTTACGAACTACCCGCAGGTCTGTCTTTGGGTACTGAAAAAGAATAAAAGAGCCATCCGCTTCTATGAGAAGTGCGGCTTCGTCTCAACCGGAGAGGAACTGGTCAGTTCAAATATCGGAGCCACGGAAATCAGGATGATCTTAAAGTGTGAAAGTTAA
- a CDS encoding helix-turn-helix transcriptional regulator yields MDKDPKLRPLYLAQILYERTDEDHYLTTAELMEILEKEYDFKVHRQTIPADIAALRSFGMEIQEVMSSQKRYNLISREYDTAEIKLLIDAVESSKFITKKKSEELVAKLSKMAGRNQAENLKRNIAAEDRIKYDNESIYLIIDGINEAINAGKKISFLYFKYDVRKEPKLRNDGKPWIFSPHKLVWNGDFYYMVGVFDNGKRVGTFRVDRIMRRPDILEADALPFPADFDFDKYLQTSFRMYGTKFTTVDLICKNDVMDAILDKFGKDVTTYCYDMENFRAEVDVVPSSVFYSWVFGFGGDVVINGPAKVKEEYKQLVQKVAESLRG; encoded by the coding sequence ATGGACAAAGATCCCAAACTTCGCCCGTTATATCTGGCTCAAATACTATATGAACGCACTGACGAGGACCATTATCTGACCACTGCTGAGTTGATGGAGATTCTCGAAAAGGAATATGACTTCAAGGTCCACCGGCAGACGATCCCTGCCGATATCGCTGCACTGCGCTCTTTTGGCATGGAGATTCAGGAGGTGATGTCCTCCCAGAAGCGCTACAACCTGATCAGCCGCGAGTACGACACCGCAGAGATAAAGCTGCTAATCGATGCTGTGGAATCCTCCAAGTTCATTACCAAAAAGAAAAGCGAGGAGCTTGTGGCCAAGCTTTCAAAGATGGCTGGCCGGAACCAGGCTGAGAACCTGAAGCGGAACATCGCTGCGGAGGATCGTATAAAATACGATAATGAGAGCATTTACCTGATCATTGATGGCATCAACGAGGCTATCAATGCCGGAAAGAAAATCTCCTTCCTTTACTTCAAGTACGATGTCCGGAAGGAGCCCAAGCTGCGCAACGATGGGAAACCGTGGATCTTCAGCCCTCATAAGCTCGTATGGAATGGCGATTTCTATTACATGGTTGGCGTGTTCGACAACGGCAAGAGGGTCGGCACCTTCCGCGTGGACCGGATCATGAGGCGTCCAGATATCCTGGAGGCCGATGCGCTTCCCTTCCCGGCAGACTTTGATTTCGACAAATACCTGCAGACCAGCTTCCGGATGTACGGGACGAAGTTCACGACCGTGGATCTCATCTGCAAAAATGATGTCATGGACGCGATCCTGGACAAGTTCGGCAAGGATGTCACCACCTACTGCTATGACATGGAGAATTTCCGCGCGGAGGTGGATGTCGTGCCCAGCAGCGTATTCTACTCCTGGGTGTTTGGCTTCGGCGGCGATGTCGTGATTAACGGCCCGGCCAAGGTCAAAGAGGAGTATAAGCAGCTGGTGCAGAAAGTAGCGGAATCTTTGCGTGGATGA
- a CDS encoding adenylate kinase — translation MIILITGASHTGKTLLSQRLLETCHYPYLSIDHLKMGLIRSGNTKLTTEDDDALTEYLWPIVREMMKTAIENQQHLIVEGCYVPFDWRKDFDEDYLSSIQFICLAMTDSYIDAHFEEIKDHASDIESRLEDSYCTIDSMKAENWKYIEGFQQAGENIVLINTDYEKAIRAVLEKKDDQ, via the coding sequence ATGATCATATTAATTACCGGTGCTTCCCATACAGGGAAAACGCTTTTATCGCAGCGGCTTCTTGAAACCTGTCACTACCCATATCTCTCCATTGACCATCTGAAAATGGGGCTGATTCGGAGTGGAAACACAAAGCTGACCACCGAAGATGATGATGCTCTCACAGAATATCTCTGGCCCATTGTGCGGGAAATGATGAAGACGGCAATTGAGAACCAACAGCATCTGATCGTTGAAGGTTGTTATGTGCCTTTTGACTGGCGGAAGGATTTTGACGAGGACTATCTATCATCGATTCAATTTATCTGCCTTGCCATGACAGATTCCTATATCGACGCTCACTTTGAGGAGATCAAAGATCATGCGTCCGATATAGAATCCCGCCTGGAGGATTCGTACTGCACGATCGACAGCATGAAAGCAGAAAATTGGAAATACATAGAGGGCTTTCAGCAAGCTGGGGAGAATATCGTGTTGATCAATACGGACTATGAAAAGGCAATAAGAGCTGTGTTGGAGAAGAAGGATGATCAATAA
- the mcrC gene encoding 5-methylcytosine-specific restriction endonuclease system specificity protein McrC has protein sequence MIPIQNVYYMLSYAFRVLNEQGYKSIETEEFHNVAELCASILTKGVSLQLKRGLGKEYISETEALSSPRGKIDVTASIKDLSKVKGQLVCTYDDFSVNSYMNRIIKTTMELLLKSKISLARKKEIKKQLVFFGEVETLDVHTINWSMRFNRNNQSYRMLVSVCHLVIKGLLQTKSDGSTKLMDFLDDQQMHHLYEKFILEYYNTEYKHLKVKASASMMDWQVDDGFHDLLPKMKTDITLTCGDRTLIIDAKYYERNLREQFGKVSIPTGNLYQIFTYVKTKENELAEVPHEKVAGMLLYAQTEEEGKFNNEYQMMGNRICVRTLDLSGDFQSIKKQLDEIAEKYLLVRAA, from the coding sequence GTGATCCCAATTCAGAATGTGTATTATATGCTCTCATACGCCTTTAGGGTGCTTAATGAGCAGGGATACAAAAGCATAGAGACTGAAGAATTTCATAATGTGGCGGAACTATGCGCGTCCATTCTGACAAAAGGGGTTTCGCTTCAGCTTAAGCGCGGTCTTGGAAAAGAATATATTTCCGAGACAGAGGCGCTTTCTTCGCCACGTGGAAAAATAGATGTGACAGCTTCTATCAAAGATCTAAGCAAGGTCAAGGGACAGCTGGTTTGCACTTATGATGATTTCTCCGTCAATTCATATATGAACAGGATCATCAAGACTACGATGGAGCTGCTGCTGAAATCAAAGATATCTCTGGCAAGGAAGAAGGAGATCAAGAAGCAGCTGGTCTTCTTCGGAGAAGTCGAGACGCTGGATGTTCATACGATTAACTGGTCAATGCGGTTCAATCGTAACAATCAGAGTTACAGAATGCTGGTTTCTGTTTGCCATCTTGTAATCAAGGGATTGTTGCAGACAAAGTCGGACGGATCCACGAAGCTGATGGACTTCCTGGACGATCAGCAAATGCATCACCTGTATGAGAAGTTCATTCTGGAATACTACAATACGGAGTATAAGCACCTGAAGGTTAAGGCTTCAGCTTCCATGATGGACTGGCAGGTTGATGACGGCTTCCATGATCTTCTTCCAAAGATGAAAACAGACATCACACTGACCTGCGGAGATCGGACGCTCATCATTGATGCCAAATACTATGAACGGAACCTGCGGGAACAGTTTGGTAAGGTATCGATACCTACGGGCAACTTGTACCAGATTTTCACCTATGTTAAGACAAAAGAGAATGAGCTTGCTGAAGTGCCGCATGAGAAGGTTGCAGGCATGCTCCTGTACGCTCAGACCGAAGAAGAAGGTAAGTTCAATAATGAGTATCAGATGATGGGAAACCGTATATGTGTCAGAACGCTGGACCTAAGCGGTGATTTCCAATCTATAAAAAAGCAGCTGGATGAGATAGCGGAGAAATATCTGTTGGTGAGAGCGGCATAG